The Pan troglodytes isolate AG18354 chromosome 1, NHGRI_mPanTro3-v2.0_pri, whole genome shotgun sequence genome includes a region encoding these proteins:
- the LOC469756 gene encoding olfactory receptor 2L2-like codes for MENYNQTSTAFILLGLSPPPKIGHFIFILINFVFLMALIGNISMILLIFLDIHLHTPMYFLLSQLSLIDLNYISTIVPKMVYDFLYGNKSISFTGCGIQSFFFLTLAGAEALLLTSMAYDRYVAICFPLHYPIRMRKRVCALMITGSWMIGSINSCAHTVYALRIPYCKSRAINHFFCDVPAMLTLACTDTWVYECTVFLSTTIFLVFPFICIACSYGRVLLAVYRMRSAEGRKKAYSTCSTHLTVVTFYYAPFAYTYLRPRSLRSPTEDKVLAVFYTILTPMLNPIIYSLRNKEVMGALTRVIQNIFSVKM; via the coding sequence ATGGAAAATTACAATCAAACATCAACTGCTTTCATCTTGTTGGGATTGTCCCCACCACCAAAAATTGGCCATTTCATCTTCATTCTCATTAATTTCGTTTTCCTAATGGCTCTAATTGGAAACATATCCATGATTCTTCTCATCTTCTTGGACATCCATCTCCACACACCCATGTATTTCCTACTTAGTCAGCTCTCCCTCATTGACCTAAATTATATCTCCACCATTGTTCCTAAGATGGTTTATGATTTTCTGTATGGAAACAAGTCTATCTCCTTCACTGGGTGTGGGATTCAGAGTTTCTTCTTCCTGACTTTAGCAGGTGCAGAAGCGCTGCTCCTGACATCAATGGCCTATGATCGTTATGTGGCTATTTGCTTTCCTCTCCACTATCCCATCCGTATGAGAAAAAGAGTGTGTGCGCTGATGATAACAGGATCTTGGATGATAGGCTCCATCAACTCTTGTGCTCACACGGTATATGCACTCCGTATCCCATATTGCAAGTCCAGAGCCATCAATCATTTTTTCTGTGATGTTCCAGCTATGTTGACCCTAGCCTGCACGGATACCTGGGTCTATGAGTGCACGGTGTTTTTGAGCACCACCATATTTCTTGTGTTTCCCTTCATTTGTATTGCATGTTCCTATGGCCGGGTTCTCCTTGCTGTCTACCGCATGCGCTCTgcagaagggaggaagaaggccTATTCGACCTGCAGCACCCACCTCACTGTAGTAACTTTCTACTATGCACCCTTTGCTTATACCTATCTACGCCCAAGATCCCTGCGATCTCCGACAGAGGACAAGGTTCTGGCTGTTTTCTACACCATCCTCACCCCAATGCTCAACCCCAtcatctacagcctgagaaacaaGGAGGTGATGGGGGCCCTGACACGAGTGATTCAGAATATCTTCTCGGTGAAAATGTAG